The following coding sequences are from one Cryomorphaceae bacterium 1068 window:
- a CDS encoding TolC family protein, translating to MKKIIIIIFTAFGFSTLTNAQSLDDYFKLAAENNPGLQAKYKSFEAAMQKVTQVSSLPDPNLSFGYFVSPVETRVGPQRARFSLTQMFPWFGTLKAQEDAATLMAEAKYQEFLDARNKLYYQVSASYYPLYELQKLISIEEENQRILSSYKEIATIQFQNDKGSMVDVLRVDIMLKDATTNLSILEQKQKPLVTRFNKLLNRSDDDNIVVQDSLFTFSLPANYRKDSLLASNPILDELELKIEASKASEQAAIKQGLPKLGVGLDYVIVGQRTDMSVPDNGKDAFMPMVSVSLPIFRGKYKAAQKEAQLMQESYSLQREEAANRLISSYDMIWFEIQKQIELIQLYEEQIQESGQSLNLLFSAYSNSGKDFEEVLRMQQQILKYQKMKATALSEYHIALAELDYITAKSK from the coding sequence ATGAAAAAAATAATCATAATCATATTCACGGCATTTGGCTTTTCCACATTAACAAATGCTCAGTCGTTAGATGACTATTTCAAGTTAGCGGCAGAAAACAATCCGGGATTGCAGGCTAAATACAAATCCTTTGAAGCTGCTATGCAAAAAGTAACACAAGTTAGCAGTTTGCCAGACCCCAATCTTTCCTTCGGTTATTTCGTGTCTCCGGTGGAAACAAGAGTGGGGCCGCAACGAGCAAGGTTTTCTTTGACACAAATGTTTCCATGGTTCGGCACTTTAAAAGCCCAGGAAGATGCTGCTACTTTAATGGCAGAAGCAAAATATCAAGAGTTTTTAGATGCCCGAAACAAATTGTACTACCAAGTATCAGCATCATATTATCCACTCTATGAGCTGCAAAAGTTGATTTCAATTGAAGAAGAAAATCAACGCATCCTATCCTCATACAAAGAGATAGCCACTATTCAATTTCAAAACGATAAAGGCTCAATGGTAGATGTATTGAGGGTGGACATTATGCTCAAAGATGCAACTACTAATTTGTCTATATTGGAACAAAAGCAAAAACCTCTTGTAACTCGTTTTAATAAGCTTTTGAATCGGTCTGATGACGACAATATTGTTGTTCAGGACTCTTTATTCACTTTTAGTTTACCTGCAAACTATCGTAAAGACTCGTTACTCGCGTCCAATCCTATTCTGGATGAATTGGAGTTGAAAATTGAAGCCAGTAAAGCAAGTGAACAAGCCGCAATCAAGCAGGGTCTTCCAAAACTTGGTGTAGGCTTAGATTATGTAATCGTAGGTCAACGAACGGATATGTCTGTGCCTGACAATGGAAAAGATGCATTTATGCCAATGGTGTCTGTGAGCCTTCCAATTTTCAGAGGAAAATATAAAGCAGCACAAAAAGAAGCTCAACTCATGCAAGAATCTTATTCCCTGCAAAGAGAAGAAGCTGCTAACAGGCTAATCAGTTCCTATGACATGATTTGGTTCGAGATCCAAAAACAGATTGAGTTGATACAGTTATACGAAGAACAAATACAGGAGTCTGGTCAATCATTAAACCTTTTATTCTCTGCTTACAGCAATTCGGGAAAAGACTTTGAAGAAGTACTTAGGATGCAACAGCAAATATTAAAGTATCAAAAAATGAAAGCTACTGCCTTGTCGGAATACCACATCGCATTAGCAGAACTGGATTATATCACAGCTAAATCGAAATAA
- a CDS encoding copper-translocating P-type ATPase translates to MENKHHNHTNEDHKHSHEHHDHSNHNNGHESHDHHQGHHAHMIEDFKKRFWISLVITLPIVVLAPMIQGLIGYELRFNGDRYVQFVLSSIIFFYGGWPFLKGLADEVKKKAPGMMTLIALAISVAYFYSSAVVFGLGGKIFFWELASLIVIMLLGHWIEMKSVMGASNALQELAKMMPSTARRIKEDGEHEDVPIDNLKGNDTILVRPGEKIPADGIVLEGESHVNESMLTGESKPVTKHRNDQVIGGSVNDNGTLKIKVKHTGKDSYLSKVIEMVKEAQETKSKTQNLADKAAAWLFYIALGAGMTTLVVWLSLGKDFEYALERMVTVMIISCPHALGLAVPLVVAISTAVSAKNGLLIRNRTAFENARKLTAIIFDKTGTLTKGEFGVTRFKSTLDNYSDNELLQIAASIENSSEHPIAAGIVRKAKANDLTLQEPENFQNITGKGIKANLKGQEIKIVSPGMLTEQGFDTPADAFKTEDETVVFVLIDNSLAGYIALADEIRPESLSAINTLKERGIKVYMATGDNQQVAKAVSQQLSLDNFYAEVLPEDKQRIIKELQEKGEFVAMTGDGVNDAPALAQANVGIAVGSGTDVAAETADIVLVNSNPKDIANLILFGAATYKKMMQNLWWAAGYNIVAVPLAAGVLAGAGIILSPAIGAVLMSLSTVIVAFNAQLLKRQIKN, encoded by the coding sequence ATGGAAAATAAACATCATAATCATACAAACGAAGATCACAAGCATAGTCATGAACACCATGACCATAGTAATCATAATAATGGCCATGAATCTCATGACCATCACCAGGGACATCATGCCCACATGATTGAAGATTTCAAAAAACGCTTTTGGATTTCTTTAGTCATCACCCTGCCTATCGTAGTGCTTGCACCAATGATACAGGGATTAATCGGTTATGAACTTCGCTTCAATGGTGATCGATATGTTCAATTCGTGCTTTCATCCATTATTTTCTTTTATGGAGGTTGGCCATTCCTAAAAGGTCTCGCAGATGAAGTAAAAAAGAAAGCTCCGGGTATGATGACTTTGATTGCTTTAGCTATTTCAGTAGCCTATTTCTACAGTTCAGCTGTAGTATTTGGACTTGGTGGCAAAATCTTCTTTTGGGAACTCGCCAGCTTAATCGTCATCATGCTATTAGGCCACTGGATAGAGATGAAATCCGTTATGGGAGCTTCCAATGCCTTGCAGGAATTGGCCAAAATGATGCCTTCAACAGCTCGCAGAATTAAAGAAGATGGGGAGCATGAAGATGTGCCTATTGATAATTTAAAAGGCAATGACACCATACTGGTAAGACCAGGCGAAAAAATCCCTGCTGATGGTATCGTATTGGAAGGTGAAAGTCATGTAAATGAATCCATGCTTACTGGGGAATCAAAACCAGTAACCAAACATAGAAATGATCAGGTTATTGGTGGTTCGGTCAATGACAATGGCACCTTAAAAATCAAAGTGAAGCATACGGGCAAAGATTCCTACTTGTCTAAGGTGATAGAAATGGTGAAAGAAGCTCAGGAAACGAAATCCAAAACCCAAAATCTGGCAGATAAAGCCGCTGCATGGTTATTCTACATCGCTTTAGGAGCAGGTATGACCACACTTGTAGTATGGTTGAGCCTCGGTAAAGACTTTGAATATGCATTAGAACGTATGGTAACCGTCATGATTATCTCATGTCCTCATGCTTTGGGCTTAGCTGTCCCTTTAGTAGTGGCCATTTCCACGGCTGTTTCTGCTAAAAATGGATTATTGATCAGAAACCGAACAGCATTTGAGAATGCAAGGAAACTAACCGCAATCATATTCGACAAAACAGGCACTTTAACCAAAGGTGAATTTGGGGTAACACGGTTTAAAAGTACTTTAGACAATTACTCGGACAATGAATTACTTCAAATTGCTGCGTCTATAGAAAATAGTTCTGAGCATCCTATAGCGGCAGGTATCGTTCGTAAGGCAAAAGCAAATGATTTGACTTTACAAGAGCCTGAGAACTTCCAAAATATTACAGGAAAAGGAATCAAGGCAAACCTAAAAGGACAGGAAATCAAAATTGTTAGTCCAGGAATGCTTACAGAGCAGGGATTTGACACTCCAGCTGATGCTTTTAAAACAGAGGATGAAACGGTAGTATTTGTTTTGATTGACAATTCATTGGCAGGATACATTGCCCTTGCAGACGAAATTCGACCAGAATCTTTATCAGCAATAAATACGCTAAAAGAGAGAGGTATAAAAGTTTACATGGCAACAGGTGATAACCAGCAAGTGGCAAAAGCAGTTAGCCAGCAACTCTCTTTGGACAACTTCTATGCAGAAGTACTACCGGAAGACAAACAACGCATCATTAAAGAGCTTCAGGAAAAAGGTGAATTTGTAGCCATGACGGGTGATGGTGTAAATGATGCCCCTGCACTTGCACAGGCTAATGTGGGTATTGCCGTTGGTTCAGGCACAGATGTAGCAGCCGAAACGGCTGATATTGTTTTGGTCAACAGTAACCCAAAAGACATTGCCAATTTGATTCTTTTCGGTGCTGCTACTTACAAAAAAATGATGCAAAACTTATGGTGGGCAGCAGGTTATAACATTGTAGCCGTTCCTTTAGCTGCTGGTGTTTTGGCTGGTGCTGGCATTATTCTTAGCCCTGCCATCGGTGCGGTTCTAATGAGCCTTAGCACTGTGATAGTTGCTTTCAATGCACAATTATTAAAAAGACAAATCAAGAATTAA
- a CDS encoding efflux RND transporter periplasmic adaptor subunit produces MKNTNKTTVIIAISTLAIGLLLGWIIFGRSNENQTNEHNHSTTAESETIWTCSMHPQIRQNEPGDCPLCGMDLIPLESTDVELDPMAVNMSPTAMQLAQVQTMVVDKGKTNKSIRLNGKVQADERLLSTQSSHIPGRIEKLSVNFTGEFVSAGQVLANVYSPELVTAQEELFEAKKIKESQPALFNAAKEKLKNWKLSDKQIDQIVASNKSIEQFPILANVSGYVTKKMVNLGDYIKQGEALYEIADLSKVWVLFDVYESDMTWINKGDAVIYTVQSIPGKTFKGRISYIDPVINPKTRVAKARLEATNKGLMLKPEMFATGTIEAITNTGNASLIVPKTAVMWTGKRSVVYVMQMSAQGVSFVMREVTLGPELGESYVIEEGLQPGEEIAINGTFSIDAAAQLAGKPSMMNPEGGVAMTGHNHGGNTNSNMEKMPVSSKKTTLSEDAKKSLQPLFDNYFKLKDALASDDFEDAKASGVAMNNSLGKIDMNLFKGDAHSLWMQQSTALKTVLQHIEHLGDIKAIREKFISISNSMIALAESFDPLPTPIYVQYCPMADSNKGADWLSKEKEILNPYFGEAMLSCGETTKTIK; encoded by the coding sequence ATGAAAAATACAAATAAAACAACAGTAATTATCGCCATAAGCACATTAGCAATCGGCTTGCTACTTGGCTGGATAATTTTTGGAAGATCCAATGAAAACCAAACGAATGAACATAACCATTCAACAACTGCTGAATCTGAAACTATCTGGACATGTTCAATGCATCCTCAAATCCGTCAAAACGAACCTGGTGATTGTCCGCTTTGTGGAATGGATTTAATTCCATTGGAATCAACTGATGTTGAATTAGACCCTATGGCAGTGAACATGTCACCTACTGCCATGCAGTTGGCACAAGTTCAAACTATGGTGGTTGATAAGGGTAAGACTAATAAATCAATACGTCTGAATGGAAAAGTACAGGCAGATGAACGTTTGCTATCTACCCAATCTTCACACATCCCAGGCAGGATAGAAAAACTTTCAGTCAATTTTACAGGAGAATTTGTGTCGGCAGGTCAGGTTTTGGCAAATGTGTATTCCCCTGAATTGGTGACTGCACAAGAAGAATTGTTTGAAGCAAAAAAAATTAAAGAATCCCAACCTGCATTGTTCAATGCAGCCAAAGAAAAGCTGAAAAACTGGAAGCTCTCAGACAAACAGATTGACCAGATAGTCGCTTCAAATAAATCCATAGAACAGTTTCCAATTCTCGCCAATGTTTCAGGGTATGTAACTAAGAAAATGGTCAATCTGGGTGACTATATCAAACAAGGGGAAGCATTATATGAAATAGCAGACTTATCTAAAGTATGGGTGCTTTTTGATGTGTATGAGTCAGATATGACTTGGATAAACAAAGGTGATGCTGTCATATACACAGTGCAATCAATACCCGGTAAAACATTTAAAGGAAGAATTAGCTACATCGATCCTGTTATCAATCCAAAAACCAGAGTGGCAAAAGCAAGACTTGAAGCAACAAACAAAGGTTTAATGCTCAAACCAGAAATGTTCGCAACTGGAACGATAGAAGCAATAACCAATACTGGTAATGCATCCTTAATTGTTCCAAAAACTGCTGTAATGTGGACGGGCAAACGCTCCGTAGTTTATGTGATGCAAATGTCAGCTCAAGGTGTAAGTTTCGTCATGCGAGAAGTTACTTTGGGTCCAGAATTAGGAGAAAGTTATGTGATTGAAGAGGGCTTGCAGCCTGGCGAAGAAATAGCAATCAATGGAACATTCAGTATTGATGCAGCAGCACAATTGGCAGGCAAACCAAGTATGATGAACCCGGAAGGTGGTGTAGCCATGACTGGCCACAACCATGGGGGAAATACCAATTCAAATATGGAAAAAATGCCTGTTTCATCTAAGAAAACAACATTATCAGAGGATGCCAAAAAGTCTTTACAACCACTTTTTGACAACTACTTCAAATTGAAGGATGCGTTGGCAAGTGATGATTTTGAAGATGCTAAAGCATCGGGCGTGGCGATGAACAACTCCTTAGGAAAGATTGATATGAACCTTTTTAAAGGGGATGCACACTCTTTATGGATGCAACAGTCAACTGCGTTGAAAACAGTTTTACAGCACATCGAACATCTTGGTGACATCAAAGCCATTCGAGAAAAGTTCATCAGCATATCCAATTCAATGATAGCATTAGCAGAATCTTTTGATCCATTGCCTACACCTATTTATGTCCAGTACTGTCCGATGGCAGATTCCAATAAAGGGGCAGATTGGTTGAGCAAGGAAAAGGAGATTCTGAATCCCTATTTCGGTGAGGCCATGCTTTCATGCGGTGAAACAACAAAGACAATAAAATGA
- a CDS encoding DUF3347 domain-containing protein codes for MKKSNSILNLALVAGLSFSLLACGNSKSTDHNDDNTEHDHSGIDHVAEHKMPDGSVMEMSENKSISQLIDQYLAIKNALVQDDSKSAASAGQKLAEEASSIDVNTFEVSKQPEIKEILEVVKEHGEHIAKSEIVHQREHFEGMAKDFMDILAITGTDRTLYQQYCPMYNKNKGGYWLSDSQEIKNPLFGSKMLTCGSVKETISMK; via the coding sequence ATGAAAAAATCAAATTCAATCTTAAATCTCGCTTTAGTAGCAGGTCTCTCATTTTCGCTTCTTGCCTGCGGAAATAGTAAATCAACCGATCATAACGATGATAATACTGAACATGATCATAGTGGTATCGATCATGTAGCCGAGCATAAAATGCCCGATGGTTCAGTTATGGAAATGAGCGAAAACAAATCCATTTCTCAATTGATCGATCAATACCTCGCAATTAAAAATGCCTTGGTACAAGACGATTCAAAATCTGCTGCAAGTGCGGGTCAAAAACTTGCAGAAGAGGCTTCAAGTATAGACGTTAACACTTTTGAAGTGTCCAAGCAGCCCGAGATTAAGGAAATATTGGAAGTAGTAAAAGAACATGGCGAACACATTGCTAAAAGCGAAATAGTTCATCAACGTGAGCATTTTGAAGGAATGGCAAAAGATTTCATGGACATACTTGCAATCACAGGAACTGACAGAACACTATATCAGCAGTATTGCCCAATGTACAACAAAAATAAGGGAGGGTATTGGTTGAGTGACTCTCAAGAGATCAAAAATCCATTATTTGGCAGTAAAATGCTGACTTGTGGTTCGGTGAAAGAAACCATTTCAATGAAATGA
- a CDS encoding heme-binding domain-containing protein: MKKWLKLSLWIVLIVLVGIQFVPVQRNEIEPVTNADFIEHYESPIVIGNIIRASCYDCHSNQTKYPWYSNVQPIGFLLQNHISEGNSELNLSEFGLLSNRMKRTKLKSILSQIDNDKMPMPSYLFLHSEAKLDSLKKTLLVSYFDSILVDIDR, from the coding sequence ATGAAAAAATGGCTTAAATTATCTCTATGGATAGTTTTAATTGTGTTGGTGGGGATTCAATTTGTCCCCGTCCAACGCAATGAAATAGAACCAGTTACCAATGCTGATTTTATTGAGCATTACGAGTCCCCTATTGTCATTGGAAATATTATCCGAGCATCCTGTTATGATTGCCATAGCAACCAAACCAAATACCCATGGTACAGTAATGTTCAACCTATAGGCTTTCTTTTACAGAATCATATTTCAGAAGGAAATTCTGAATTAAACCTATCAGAATTTGGTCTTCTATCAAATCGAATGAAACGGACAAAACTAAAATCAATTCTAAGTCAAATTGATAACGATAAAATGCCAATGCCATCCTACCTATTTCTTCATTCAGAAGCCAAACTGGATTCGCTAAAAAAAACTCTTTTGGTTAGTTACTTTGATTCAATATTAGTTGATATTGATAGGTGA
- a CDS encoding cation transporter: MEKPVFKISQMDCPSEEQMIRMKLDGINEIKQLEFEIPQRKLTIFHIGNTTEIERILAELKLGSKLISNTQSQVVIDVESDPSNQRKILWAVLIINFVFFVLEMLFGLISKSMGLVADSLDMLADSLVYALSLLAVGQTLIRKKKVAKLSGYFQMSLALFGLLEVIRRFVGSDGIPIFQNMIIISFLALLANSVSLYLIQKAKSKEAHMQASAIFTSNDIIINLGVILAGGLVYYFESKIPDLVIGSVVFIIVFRGATRILRLAK, translated from the coding sequence ATGGAAAAACCTGTATTCAAAATATCACAAATGGATTGCCCTTCTGAGGAACAAATGATTCGGATGAAATTGGATGGAATAAACGAAATCAAACAACTTGAATTTGAGATACCTCAAAGGAAACTAACCATATTTCACATTGGCAATACTACGGAAATTGAAAGGATATTAGCAGAACTAAAATTAGGTTCAAAACTAATATCAAACACACAATCACAGGTAGTAATTGATGTAGAATCAGACCCAAGCAACCAACGAAAAATCCTTTGGGCTGTTCTTATCATCAATTTTGTCTTTTTTGTTCTTGAAATGCTATTCGGCTTGATTTCTAAATCTATGGGGTTGGTGGCAGATTCTTTGGATATGCTAGCAGATTCGTTAGTGTATGCATTAAGCTTACTGGCAGTAGGTCAAACATTAATTCGTAAAAAGAAAGTAGCTAAACTAAGTGGGTACTTTCAAATGTCATTAGCTCTATTTGGTTTATTGGAAGTCATTAGACGTTTTGTAGGATCTGATGGCATACCGATTTTTCAAAACATGATTATCATATCCTTTTTAGCTCTTTTGGCAAATTCCGTTTCACTTTACCTGATTCAAAAGGCGAAGAGCAAAGAAGCACACATGCAAGCTTCTGCAATTTTTACTTCCAATGATATTATCATCAATTTAGGTGTAATTTTGGCTGGAGGCTTAGTCTACTATTTTGAAAGTAAAATACCTGACTTAGTTATTGGTTCTGTTGTTTTCATTATTGTATTTAGAGGAGCAACAAGGATTTTAAGATTAGCGAAATAA
- a CDS encoding metalloregulator ArsR/SmtB family transcription factor, protein MTKTCIRVYADEKQIKQCKQDIEKVGDAVNRIARALNLAGNEVRLKILFLLDKESKMCPCDLSDILGMTVPAISQHLRKLKDAGLVETNKVGQTIFYSISESNDLILNPILGLLTPEKESTI, encoded by the coding sequence ATGACCAAAACATGTATTAGAGTTTATGCTGATGAAAAACAGATCAAGCAGTGTAAGCAAGACATTGAAAAAGTAGGTGATGCAGTAAACCGAATAGCAAGGGCACTTAACCTTGCTGGCAATGAGGTACGACTAAAAATTCTGTTTCTATTGGACAAGGAATCCAAAATGTGTCCATGTGATCTAAGTGATATTCTGGGCATGACAGTTCCTGCCATTTCTCAGCATTTGAGAAAGCTAAAAGATGCGGGACTGGTTGAAACAAACAAAGTAGGACAAACAATATTCTACTCTATTTCCGAATCAAACGACCTCATACTGAATCCAATATTAGGGTTATTAACACCAGAAAAAGAATCAACAATATGA